In Rhipicephalus microplus isolate Deutch F79 chromosome 9, USDA_Rmic, whole genome shotgun sequence, one genomic interval encodes:
- the LOC119164784 gene encoding acyl-coenzyme A thioesterase 13-like, protein MPRFHQIVANNLKKLKYVKDFTDKVKIVKVEKGVAQFELRLEKEHCDLHGAMHTGTAFILIDLYTFATATTLYDESTSFTSLNIEARFLAPAMLGNEILINSRAADPSGKTAFAEMEFLDKATKQVLVQGSHTMFLF, encoded by the exons ATGCCACGCTTTCACCAGATCGTTGCCAACaacctgaagaaactgaagtatGTTAAGGACTTCACCGATAAG GTCAAAATCGTGAAGGTGGAAAAGGGAGTCGCCCAGTTCGAGCTTCGGCTGGAAAAGGAGCACTGTGACCTGCACGGTGCTATGCACACTGGCACGGCATTCATTCTGATAGACCTGTACACGTTTGCGACTGCGACCACGCTATACGATGAGAGCACGTCGTTCACCAGCCTGAACATCGAAGCCAG GTTTCTGGCTCCAGCGATGCTTGGAAACGAGATCTTAATCAACTCCCGCGCGGCGGATCCAAGCGGAAAGACTGCTTTCGCTGAAATGGAATTTCTCGACAAGGCCACCAAGCAGGTCCTTGTGCAAGGATCTCACACCATGTTCTTGTTCTAG